A single genomic interval of Zunongwangia sp. HGR-M22 harbors:
- a CDS encoding ATP-binding cassette domain-containing protein, with the protein MRIQNAYQNNLKNISLEIPENRLIVITGLSGSGKSSLAMDVIGNEGYRYFLESLPAYNQQNAAAIPTAEVDRIEELLPVIKVEQSKRFQSLNATFGTLSELTPIFRILFARYSAAEKMSKSLFSFNHPEGACEYCRGIGEAEYIDLNKLIGDETKTLREGAIVTTLPGGYIVYSQITVEELNKVCNAHGFSVDIPWKDLSAEQQDVILNGSDRIQVYYGKHSLESRLRWEGFKAKPREIGYYKGMLPIMNNILRLDRNKSILRFVSSKVCPSCHGARIKAAHLKFKWKGLNFQEWMDLPLQELYDRLKDLKLNGGEKVLVEKLGTQLQDLIRLGMDHYQLSTPSTEISSGDGQRIKLIKQVNSSLQGILYVFDEPSIGLSPVYQKHLYHILRRLISRANTVMVVEHDLNLIKKSDWIVELGPKAGIEGGEIIFNGSTEQFFQSIPTASPTLGVLKNQSTEAKSSQEVIDEAQFQPKKNGLSVISRKTKTIVQHLQTYCDNEALKLQTVSDQPIGKTPRSNPATYTGIADKIRDILAKTTEAKSLQLTKSSFSFNNKAGRCERCEGAGVITLSMSVMGAINQTCPTCNGKRFKPEVLKVTWHQKNIAEIYNLSISEGYSFFKEEKKLAEVLSLMISLGLGYIKLGQPSNTLSGGEAQRIKLTKHFSKTAKNTMLLLEEPSIGLHQLNVQQLLDALHQLKKQTAGIVCFENHELFQLTSDVWVANSEEIQEKEAVIPEKEETTTIAIQGARTHALKDISINLPKEKLSVVTGISGSGKSSLVIDTLHGYGLQEMSKQFSSYQQNRVGVNYQFEVSHINGLTPSICITRKEKNFSDRSDIAKQTDIDKSLRFAFSRKAQYQGKEWSASHFSNNHELGKCPVCDGIGEELLPDLSKIVRDDNLSITEGVFEHNKALYYYGQAGGQYMAIVDEIGKEYGFNLQTPFKDLNAAQKAIIFKGIPDKEWEAQWHFKTKSREGTQQVKMLWKGLFTYLMDEYFLTRKNKNIHHLRALLSTATCSHCEGSGLKPERLEIKLDQKSIFEIKKMDFNEFEKWIKTAQPNDEIDRQLIEKLQEHLIHTLERARQLHIDHLQLNRKSKTLSGGEQQRIALIKQLNSPLKGITYLLDEPSAGLSEQNIPDLINLLNGLVAKGNTVIVIEHHKDLVLAADHLVKIGPGAGIHGGDITFEGSPKSFLETAECHPYLKASKKSLQFRSSKSRISIQQLKKHTLEKDSLNIPVGGITAITGKSGIGKTTLVQDILIPSIVQSTPVNCKTIDSAKSYKSAQYFEPKKLHAHNATLIVSYLDILKVISTLFAKESGLKPKDFSYKTNTSQCPNCKGTGYVETSLDVAANYIETCDVCDGKRYQDHILKHTLYLKTIAEVLAMTIAEAKNWLETANASEKTLYVLEELTAIGLAHLRLEQPVKSLSSGEKQRLLLFNWFQNKTENELLILDEPSIGLHYADIDLLFAMLSKLSQKNDLLVIDHNQYLLQKIGVGVELKNE; encoded by the coding sequence ATGCGCATACAAAACGCCTACCAAAATAATTTAAAAAATATATCTTTAGAAATACCTGAAAACCGATTAATCGTAATAACCGGTTTATCGGGTTCCGGAAAATCTTCATTAGCAATGGATGTTATTGGTAACGAAGGCTACCGGTATTTTTTAGAAAGTTTACCGGCGTATAATCAACAAAACGCAGCGGCAATTCCCACCGCTGAGGTAGATCGTATAGAGGAACTTCTACCGGTGATTAAAGTGGAACAATCAAAACGATTTCAGTCGCTTAACGCAACTTTCGGAACACTTTCAGAATTAACCCCAATTTTCAGGATTTTATTCGCTCGTTATTCCGCAGCAGAAAAAATGAGCAAATCGCTATTTTCTTTTAATCATCCAGAAGGTGCCTGTGAATATTGTCGTGGTATAGGTGAAGCGGAGTATATCGATTTAAATAAATTAATTGGAGATGAGACGAAAACACTGCGGGAAGGCGCTATTGTAACTACATTGCCGGGTGGTTATATTGTGTATTCGCAAATTACGGTTGAAGAACTGAATAAAGTTTGTAACGCACATGGGTTTAGCGTTGATATCCCGTGGAAAGATTTAAGTGCCGAACAACAAGATGTTATTTTAAACGGGAGCGATCGTATTCAGGTTTATTATGGGAAACATAGTTTAGAATCCCGCCTGCGTTGGGAAGGTTTTAAAGCGAAACCTCGTGAAATAGGCTATTACAAAGGAATGCTTCCTATCATGAATAACATACTTCGGTTAGATCGGAATAAAAGTATTTTACGTTTTGTAAGCTCTAAAGTTTGCCCAAGTTGTCATGGCGCTAGAATAAAAGCAGCACATCTAAAATTTAAATGGAAAGGTTTAAATTTTCAAGAATGGATGGATTTGCCGCTGCAGGAACTGTATGATAGGTTGAAAGATCTAAAATTAAACGGAGGAGAAAAAGTATTAGTCGAAAAATTAGGTACGCAACTGCAGGATTTAATTCGATTAGGAATGGATCATTACCAGTTAAGCACACCGAGTACGGAAATTTCTTCGGGAGATGGCCAGCGGATTAAACTGATAAAACAGGTAAACAGTAGTTTGCAAGGCATTTTGTATGTTTTTGATGAACCTTCTATCGGTTTGTCACCAGTCTATCAAAAGCATTTGTATCATATTTTGCGCCGATTAATTAGTCGTGCGAATACGGTGATGGTGGTGGAACATGATTTGAATTTGATAAAAAAATCGGACTGGATTGTGGAATTAGGGCCAAAAGCCGGAATTGAAGGAGGAGAAATTATCTTCAATGGTTCTACCGAACAATTTTTTCAATCTATCCCTACAGCAAGCCCTACTTTAGGAGTTTTGAAAAACCAATCAACTGAAGCAAAATCTAGCCAGGAAGTTATTGATGAAGCTCAATTTCAACCTAAAAAAAACGGATTATCTGTAATTAGTAGAAAAACGAAAACAATTGTACAGCATTTACAAACGTATTGCGATAATGAAGCTTTAAAGCTACAAACGGTATCTGATCAACCTATCGGGAAAACACCACGAAGTAACCCGGCTACGTATACTGGAATTGCAGATAAAATACGCGATATATTAGCGAAAACTACAGAAGCAAAATCGTTACAACTCACTAAAAGTTCTTTTTCATTCAACAATAAAGCAGGACGTTGTGAGCGTTGCGAAGGCGCGGGTGTTATTACCTTATCGATGAGTGTAATGGGAGCGATCAATCAAACTTGCCCAACTTGTAATGGTAAACGGTTTAAACCTGAAGTTCTGAAAGTAACCTGGCATCAAAAAAACATTGCTGAAATTTATAATTTGAGTATTTCAGAAGGCTACAGTTTTTTTAAAGAAGAAAAAAAATTAGCTGAGGTATTATCGTTAATGATAAGTTTAGGATTAGGTTATATTAAATTGGGGCAACCCTCTAATACGCTATCGGGGGGTGAAGCCCAACGAATTAAATTGACCAAGCATTTTTCAAAAACCGCTAAAAATACCATGTTGCTGCTAGAAGAGCCCAGCATTGGTTTGCATCAGTTAAACGTACAGCAATTGTTAGATGCTTTACATCAATTAAAGAAACAAACAGCCGGAATTGTATGTTTCGAGAATCATGAATTATTTCAGTTAACTAGTGATGTTTGGGTTGCTAATTCCGAAGAAATTCAAGAGAAAGAAGCAGTGATTCCAGAAAAAGAAGAAACAACAACTATTGCTATCCAAGGAGCCAGAACCCATGCGTTAAAAGATATTAGCATTAATCTACCAAAAGAAAAATTAAGCGTAGTAACCGGGATTTCGGGTTCTGGAAAATCTTCTTTAGTGATTGATACCTTACATGGCTATGGCTTACAGGAGATGAGCAAACAATTTTCGAGCTATCAGCAAAATCGAGTAGGGGTTAATTATCAATTTGAAGTTTCTCATATTAACGGATTAACGCCAAGTATTTGTATTACGCGTAAAGAAAAGAATTTTTCAGACCGATCAGACATTGCCAAGCAAACCGATATTGATAAAAGTTTGCGTTTCGCATTTTCTCGTAAAGCACAATACCAAGGTAAAGAATGGTCGGCGAGTCATTTTTCTAATAATCATGAATTAGGAAAATGCCCTGTTTGCGACGGAATTGGGGAAGAACTTCTTCCAGATCTATCTAAAATTGTGAGAGATGACAATTTAAGTATCACCGAAGGAGTATTTGAGCATAACAAAGCTTTGTACTATTACGGTCAAGCAGGAGGGCAGTATATGGCAATTGTTGATGAAATTGGAAAAGAGTACGGATTCAATTTACAAACTCCTTTTAAAGATTTAAATGCAGCCCAAAAAGCCATCATTTTTAAAGGAATACCTGATAAAGAATGGGAAGCCCAATGGCATTTTAAAACAAAATCTCGCGAAGGTACACAGCAGGTAAAAATGCTTTGGAAAGGGCTGTTTACGTATTTAATGGATGAATATTTTCTGACTCGAAAAAATAAAAACATTCATCATTTACGCGCTTTATTGTCGACCGCCACTTGTAGCCATTGTGAAGGTAGTGGTTTAAAACCTGAGCGTTTAGAAATCAAGTTAGATCAAAAATCCATCTTTGAAATAAAGAAGATGGATTTTAATGAATTTGAAAAATGGATTAAAACTGCTCAGCCGAATGATGAAATTGATAGGCAATTGATCGAGAAACTTCAAGAACATCTTATCCATACCTTAGAGCGAGCAAGACAGCTGCATATCGATCATTTACAGCTTAATCGAAAATCGAAAACGCTTAGTGGCGGAGAGCAACAACGAATTGCGCTAATCAAACAACTTAATAGTCCGCTAAAAGGAATTACGTATTTATTAGATGAACCTTCTGCCGGATTATCAGAACAAAACATTCCGGATTTAATTAATCTGCTTAATGGTTTAGTCGCAAAAGGGAATACGGTTATCGTAATCGAACATCATAAAGATTTAGTTTTAGCCGCCGATCATTTAGTGAAAATTGGCCCGGGTGCGGGTATACATGGAGGCGATATAACTTTTGAAGGTAGCCCAAAATCCTTTTTAGAAACTGCTGAATGTCATCCGTATTTAAAAGCATCAAAAAAAAGTTTACAATTTCGTTCTTCTAAATCAAGAATTTCAATTCAGCAATTAAAAAAGCATACGCTGGAAAAAGATTCGTTAAATATTCCAGTTGGCGGAATTACTGCTATAACAGGAAAATCCGGAATTGGAAAAACCACATTAGTACAGGATATTTTAATTCCGAGTATTGTGCAAAGTACACCGGTAAATTGCAAAACAATTGATTCTGCAAAATCTTATAAGAGTGCGCAATATTTTGAGCCTAAAAAGCTACACGCTCATAATGCAACATTAATCGTTTCCTACCTGGATATTTTAAAAGTAATCAGTACGCTTTTTGCTAAAGAAAGCGGATTGAAACCGAAAGATTTTTCGTATAAAACAAATACGAGTCAGTGCCCTAATTGTAAAGGAACAGGATATGTAGAAACCAGTTTAGATGTGGCTGCTAATTACATTGAAACCTGCGATGTTTGCGACGGAAAGCGTTACCAAGATCATATCTTAAAACATACCTTATATTTGAAAACTATAGCTGAGGTTTTAGCAATGACTATTGCTGAAGCCAAAAACTGGTTAGAAACTGCAAATGCTTCAGAAAAAACACTGTATGTATTAGAAGAATTAACAGCAATTGGCTTAGCCCATTTACGATTAGAACAACCTGTTAAATCCTTATCATCTGGAGAAAAACAGCGATTATTATTGTTCAATTGGTTTCAAAACAAAACCGAAAATGAATTGCTGATTTTAGATGAACCCAGCATCGGTTTGCATTATGCCGATATTGATTTGCTATTTGCCATGCTTTCCAAACTCAGCCAAAAAAATGATTTATTGGTGATTGATCATAACCAATATTTGTTACAGAAAATTGGAGTGGGGGTGGAGTTGAAAAATGAATGA
- a CDS encoding GAF domain-containing protein: protein MDEFARLKDLESYDILGTDPEKQFDEITHLASVICNTPISLISLVDKDRQWFKSVYGIDLKETPKEDGFCHYLLDGISPLFEVENAVEDSRFKNSPLVENFPHIGFYAGAPIKSSSGHVLGALCVIDQKPNKLNNNQKKALEILAKKTTDYLNIRKALINQRRSIEFSAIRLKEILDNTPGVIFQFTINKDFEINFDFISKGIREVHTDLSLEQMKKEPKIFLNYIHPEDVVEFRKSMRKSASNLSSYKFNFRVVSNSEKIKWYKLRATPKKIEGGKMAWFGTLTNISGIMEYETILEQITYDISHVIRKPLTTLLGLNEHLKNNSKLTEDDLREYADMFNIVIDELDIFTRKIDQFYQLKVVDHQNRI, encoded by the coding sequence ATGGATGAATTTGCTCGCCTTAAAGATTTGGAAAGTTATGACATTTTGGGGACAGATCCCGAAAAACAATTTGACGAAATTACCCATTTGGCTTCCGTAATTTGTAACACTCCCATTTCTCTTATTAGTCTTGTAGATAAAGATCGCCAGTGGTTTAAATCTGTTTACGGCATCGATCTTAAGGAAACTCCGAAAGAGGATGGCTTTTGCCATTATTTGCTAGATGGAATATCTCCGCTATTTGAAGTTGAAAATGCAGTTGAAGATTCACGCTTTAAAAACAGTCCATTAGTAGAAAATTTTCCGCATATCGGTTTTTATGCAGGAGCTCCTATAAAAAGTTCTTCAGGACATGTTCTTGGTGCTTTATGCGTTATAGATCAAAAGCCAAATAAATTAAATAATAACCAGAAGAAAGCATTGGAGATTTTAGCGAAGAAGACAACTGACTATTTAAATATAAGAAAAGCTCTAATTAATCAAAGAAGATCTATTGAATTTAGCGCTATTAGGTTAAAGGAAATACTAGATAATACGCCTGGTGTAATATTTCAATTTACAATTAATAAGGATTTTGAGATCAACTTTGATTTTATTAGTAAGGGAATTAGAGAGGTACATACCGATCTTAGTTTAGAACAAATGAAAAAAGAACCTAAGATCTTTTTAAATTATATTCATCCGGAAGATGTTGTGGAATTTAGAAAAAGTATGAGAAAATCTGCATCTAATTTAAGTTCTTATAAATTTAATTTTCGTGTGGTTTCTAATTCGGAAAAAATAAAATGGTATAAGCTGCGTGCCACACCAAAAAAAATCGAAGGAGGAAAGATGGCTTGGTTTGGTACGTTGACAAATATTTCAGGGATTATGGAGTATGAAACTATTCTAGAACAGATAACTTATGATATTTCTCACGTGATTAGAAAACCGCTAACAACTTTACTTGGTTTGAATGAGCATTTAAAAAATAATTCTAAATTAACCGAGGATGATCTGAGAGAATATGCTGATATGTTTAACATAGTTATTGATGAACTTGATATTTTTACTAGAAAAATAGATCAATTTTATCAATTAAAAGTGGTAGATCATCAAAACCGCATTTGA
- a CDS encoding M23 family metallopeptidase translates to MKKFCFIILIFTEIVSSQDIKVYHEKNQRDEMILYADNMNYTPVSLYVDVSFANYTKSGKDTIVLSPRKRRQKILKLQKKNKRIPSRFSYNVDYMYGDINIKEYDSLYVYNLPYSKDKKYKILQGYKGSFSHFTENNKYAIDFKMPLGTEIFAARGGIVIKVIEKFNRNCAKIECENFNNLITIMHNDGTYADYLHIRHKGSLVKEGDKIVTGQIIGFSGNTGWSSEPHLHFVVYLQKIYKRITIPTKFHNLKEEKYNF, encoded by the coding sequence ATGAAAAAATTTTGTTTTATTATTCTAATATTTACCGAGATAGTCAGTTCACAGGATATTAAAGTTTATCATGAGAAAAATCAACGTGATGAAATGATCTTATATGCTGATAATATGAATTATACCCCAGTGAGTTTGTATGTTGATGTAAGTTTTGCAAATTATACAAAGTCTGGTAAGGACACTATTGTACTTTCACCTAGAAAACGAAGACAGAAAATCTTAAAACTTCAAAAAAAAAATAAAAGAATTCCATCTCGATTTAGTTACAACGTAGACTATATGTATGGAGATATTAATATCAAAGAATATGATAGTCTTTATGTTTATAATCTGCCGTACTCTAAAGATAAAAAATATAAAATTTTACAAGGCTACAAAGGATCATTTTCACACTTTACAGAAAACAATAAATACGCTATCGACTTTAAAATGCCATTGGGCACTGAAATATTTGCTGCAAGAGGAGGAATAGTAATTAAAGTGATAGAAAAATTTAATAGAAACTGCGCAAAGATTGAATGTGAAAATTTTAACAACCTAATTACGATAATGCATAATGATGGAACTTACGCTGATTATTTACACATTCGACATAAAGGAAGTTTAGTGAAAGAAGGAGATAAAATTGTAACAGGTCAAATTATCGGTTTTAGTGGTAATACTGGTTGGAGTTCCGAACCTCATTTACATTTTGTGGTTTATCTTCAGAAAATTTATAAGCGAATAACCATTCCAACTAAATTTCATAATTTGAAAGAAGAAAAGTATAATTTCTAA
- a CDS encoding site-specific integrase, with amino-acid sequence MRTTQTFMISFFIRKKKNKPEEALLYARISVNGIYIEMSLKRSLEVSRWNQSACKLNGSSMESQQLNKKIDDTKALLYKAYDSLQKEEQVITASAVKSRYLGIDKKHYTLTQLLDYHSTKMKGVLKYGTLKNYTTTETYLKNYLKEKRNISDIYLKQIDYQFTLGFERFLRDLPSLSNNGVMKHMERFKKLMRLAEDLDWIEKNPTKRFKLRFHHVDMVYLSKAELEKIKEKKFKRAPLSINRDIFVFCCYTGLPYGDVLELKKKHIQIGIDGKKWIYTRRMKTNTLLRIPLLEEAERILEKYKEHPRVSNSDILLPVYSNQKTNQYLREITKAVKINKQLSFHAARHTFATTVTLANGVPIETVSKLLGHTKLSTTQIYARVIDSKISNDMDKLRGKL; translated from the coding sequence ATGCGTACCACTCAAACATTTATGATTTCTTTTTTCATCCGCAAGAAAAAAAACAAGCCGGAAGAAGCCCTCCTTTATGCCCGAATATCAGTTAACGGCATTTATATTGAAATGAGCTTAAAACGTAGCTTGGAAGTAAGCCGTTGGAACCAATCAGCCTGCAAGCTAAATGGTAGCAGTATGGAAAGCCAACAACTCAATAAAAAGATAGACGATACCAAGGCACTTTTATATAAGGCTTATGACAGCTTGCAAAAAGAGGAACAGGTGATCACTGCCAGTGCGGTTAAGTCACGATACCTGGGCATTGATAAAAAACATTACACCTTAACCCAATTACTGGACTACCACTCCACTAAAATGAAAGGTGTTTTAAAATATGGAACATTAAAAAATTATACGACTACAGAAACTTATCTTAAAAACTATCTGAAAGAAAAACGAAACATCTCGGACATTTATCTCAAACAGATCGATTACCAATTTACACTAGGTTTCGAGCGATTTCTGCGTGATTTACCATCCTTAAGCAACAATGGCGTCATGAAACACATGGAGCGTTTTAAAAAGCTTATGCGACTTGCTGAAGATCTGGATTGGATTGAAAAGAACCCGACCAAAAGGTTTAAGCTTCGGTTTCATCATGTCGATATGGTGTATTTATCGAAAGCAGAATTAGAAAAGATCAAGGAAAAGAAGTTCAAACGTGCTCCCCTTAGCATTAACCGTGATATTTTTGTGTTTTGCTGCTATACCGGATTGCCTTATGGTGATGTATTGGAATTAAAGAAAAAGCATATTCAAATTGGTATTGATGGGAAAAAATGGATTTATACAAGGCGAATGAAAACAAACACACTACTTAGAATCCCACTTCTGGAAGAAGCAGAACGCATCTTAGAAAAATACAAAGAGCATCCACGTGTAAGTAATAGTGATATCTTGCTTCCGGTGTATTCCAACCAAAAAACAAATCAATACTTGAGAGAGATTACCAAAGCCGTTAAGATCAATAAACAGCTTAGTTTTCATGCGGCTCGTCATACCTTTGCTACAACGGTAACCTTAGCTAATGGTGTGCCCATAGAAACGGTCTCCAAGCTTTTAGGGCATACTAAACTATCCACGACCCAAATTTATGCACGCGTGATCGATTCTAAAATTTCTAATGATATGGATAAGTTGAGAGGGAAGTTGTAA